CTAGGATTCTTTTTGTTTATTACGTACAATCTCCCTTTTCTACGCACAATGATGCACTCGGGACTTCTCTTTTTTACTGATGCTCTAACTTTCATAGTGAATATCCTTTAATATCGA
This genomic window from Flavobacterium sp. 9 contains:
- the ykgO gene encoding type B 50S ribosomal protein L36; this translates as MKVRASVKKRSPECIIVRRKGRLYVINKKNPRFKQRQG